Part of the Opisthocomus hoazin isolate bOpiHoa1 chromosome 5, bOpiHoa1.hap1, whole genome shotgun sequence genome, GTATTGTGTGTTACATACCCTCCTACGTACCCAGCTACATCTAACTGACAACAGAAATCCAGCCATATTGTGCCAACGGAGGTATGCCATGAAAAAGTAGAGGTAATGAACACATCCTtacaccaccaccaccgcctGTTCAGACAAAAACTTCCAAAGGCTAGCTAAAATTTACAGTTAAGTCATGCAGATGAGTAGAAATCCCTGTGGCCTCAGGTTCTGCATCTTCTGTCCTAATTAGGGAAAGGTAAAGATGTAGATTAGCAGATACCTGAAGCTGCACATCTGTTAGTTATATGCTAAATATTACATAGAGTCCGCTACTAACCAGTGGGATCCTGCAGTCTAAAACATCATGTGCTAGGTAAAAGACAATCAATCTAAAAGTCTTTcagcaaaaacagagaaaaccatAAGTAATCAACAGTGAAGGTGGAGAAAATATTACATCTGCACATTTCAGTCCATAACTGTCCtacagcagcaaggcagggcaTAGGCCCAGCttaaatttttaaatgtaaattctAAAAGCACAGCCCTACCAGTTACTGCTATGCCTGTGCTTCCCGTTGTTTCTTCCAAGAAGTTTCTGTGGAAATGACAGTGCCTTGGTTCTTGCAGCAAAGCTCACAATTAAATACCTGCTGCAGTATGGAATGATTGTTTTGGTGACTGCTGGACAGATCTGGGCTACACCTGGAGTTACGCTTTAGAACCTCCCAGGAAAGATTACAAGAAGCTCCTTTTAAGATCCCTCAGGGCTTGCTTAATTCTCAGCCTGAAAAGCTGAAGATTGCCTCTTCTGAAATCCTGAATacatttctgaatggaaaaagaTTTAGACTCAAAAAAAGACCCCCAAACCCCACAGTACTGCCCCTACCCACTACCATTTTACGAACTAGAAATCTAGTTTACATCCCTTCAAGTTTGCAGCTTGCCTACATATTTACTGTTTATACTTCTGCTGTGTCTACAAGTGGCTCTAGTGGAAGAAAACCATACACTTAAGTCATTGCAATAGTTTCAAAGACATGGATATAATttagaaagaaagtgaaaagacaaacatttattttaagtaGGGTTTTATACATGGCATGCATctgaaaagaaattctttatcacATAACTATCAAGTTTCCTGATCAAGGGTATACAATCTCGGACATGAACAAAAGAGTACCATCACCCACACTAGTATATACacagatataaaaatatacacaacAGTTAATTTTACAGAGCAACAGAGCTGAGTGAATACTGTGCACGCTGTGCTCTCCGCGTCTGGACAGCTGATCATCCAAACTGCAAAGGCAACAGGAACACTGCAGAGATCTTTACCGGGGTCAGAAGAAACAGCATCAGAACTCTGACACAGTGTAAAAATGTAAGGCAGAAGCCACTTTCTTCTGAATTGTAGGGAAGAGCAGAGCACACAGACTCTCCATCTTGCTTTTAAAAGTAGTTCCAGCAATGAGTTGTACATGCAAAACATAAATTTGCATCAACAGTGCAGCAACAAAAGAATACTGAACAGTAGCTCAATCATACAACCTTAAAAAACGTAACGTGTACTTTATGCATCTCTCCTCACAAAATATCTAGGATTTGTCAGTGCATTAGTGTTAAAGTGGCATTAAAAAAACTTCTGCTATTATAACAGATGCAGAATTATTTTGGAAATGCATAGCATCTACATTTTTATTGTCTTTGTAATTATTTAGTTGGCATAGGCACCATTCTAGTCACACCAGCATTAAGAATTCTTGGTGGAAACAGCCATTCTTAACTCATACACAGCTTTTCTTGACTGCTTGTCTTGATTTTGATTTCaacaaataaatgctttttaaaattcaaaaatatACCCTATGAATATTAAAAGAACTATATACAACATACCTAAGACACAGGGTTAGCTGGCTGCCGTACATGTAACACACTGAAGAGAAACATTCAagtttgacagattttttttctgttttttttttttcctttttgagatgAAAGGCCTTTGGGTTGGAAGCATATCAAAGACAACAGTGCAGTAGGCTGAGAATTCCTTTAGCTCAGTTCAGAACTAAGGCATTGTATGataaaatatacatttatatttGGTGCAATGTTACTGTCAATTTTAAAATCTAGATCGCATCCAATGCTGTAATTTGTCACTCTAGTAAACGTACATACCCATCTTCTATCACAAACTCAAACCCTGGGGGGGAAGTTACCAAACACTAAACCTatattgtttttttctaatttgagaTTGAGGAAAAAATGCTAAGCCAAACAACCTCTATAATCCCCCAAAAACCACATGGCACAAGTTCACGACCTCCTAGTCGTTGCTCGCCAGAAGTTCAGTATATCCTTGAACCTCACTAAAAAGAAAGATTAAGATTTTTAAACTGCTACTTCAAATtactttttgcattttaaaattctcAGTTATCCATTCATTCTATGCTTGATGCCCCCTCTGATTATCTCCCAGCGTTGCCCTTCTCCGGTCATTCCTGTATGGCCTGCCCCTGAAGTTTCGCTGGTACTGGTAGCCATCATCCCTGGCTCTGCCGGGTGGTCCTTTCCAGGCCTCCTCATTTCTCTGGAACTGGTATCCTCCCCTGCTGGAATAACCCCACTCAAGTCTAGGCCGCCTGCCTCCTCCGTAAGTCTGGTTATAGAATTGCTTGGATCTGCCACTTCTCAGCATATTGGAAACTTCACTCTCATCTTCAGAGCTCTCTTCCCTTGTTCTCTCTGCCTGCAGATTACCAGCGCCCTTGGAACCTTTATCCATCTTCTCCTTACGACTGcaaattctgtttttcagttcatttttcagTGGTTCTGCCGACAGTGGTGGAGTGCTGGGCACCGCTGCCTGCCTCTCCATCCCCTGTACTTGCGGAGAATGATTTTGCTGCCCGGCTGTTTTTTGCTTAGCAGAAGAAGCTGAAGGACAAGGTTGCTCCAACTGAGGTGCCCTAGCTGAAGCTTCTTTTGGGGCACTGCACTCACTGCCTGCACCAGCCACCAGGAATGGCACGCTGTTCGAGCCACCGCTGCTGGTAGCCTTCTGAAGCGCTTCTGCACAGTTTACTACAGGAACTGGAGGGCTGCATTCTTTAGCCACATACATGTTTGCAGAGGTGCCAGCTGTTGCCTCTTTGTCCTCAGGTGACATGACAACATTAGGTCTTGCTGCAGAATTTTCAATGAAACCCTGAACTGGGTACCCATACCAAAagtgaggaaagaaaggaggtgcTATTGGCACAGCTCCTAGGAAGTGATTGTGTCCAAAGGGGGGCTGTGGGAACATATTTTTCCCTCGCAGGGACTCCTCATAGTTTGCGTGAAGAGCTTGCACTGGATTCTCCGATTCTACACAGACCTGTCCTTGACTTTCTGACACCTGAGCTGTAGGCATAATCAGAGGCAGTGATGGAGATCTGCTGTCAACCTGTGGAATTTGACCGTTGGATCTGGTCTCGCTCGGAACAGCAAAGTGCCTGTTTGTCCGTGCAGTTTCGTTTTCATTCTGAGTCGGTGGAGCCTCCTGGAACCAGGGGTTGTGCGGGTACACAGGGACGGACACGTTTGGGTACATTCTACAAGCAGTTAAATAGGCCTGGTGCAGCGGGTACAAGTAAGAATGGGGTGCCCACATGGGGCAACTGTATGCCTGCAAGAcaggggggaggggagaagaaaaagtaTTTGGTCTTTTGAGTGTTCAGACACACGTAATAGCACACACGTCGTTTACCATTCTGAAACAGTTAATCACAGGAAGTAAAGGTTAATTTTATTTACAGTGACTGCCCTCAATCCTAAGAATATCCAGGAGTCCAGGATGATGTTCTAATTTCTAGTCTTTCTTCCAAATGCAGTTCAGATGGGCAACAGTTATGACCAGTAAGAAAACTTGGTAATATGATTTCTATATAGCTAATTTAAACACGTGATGCTATTAAGTCAAGCTTTAGCTATGCATTTGAAGACAtacatttcaaattaattttccagAATCACAGTTATTAATCAGCAATTTGCCCCACTAGCTCACTTTTCGAAATGATAAGGGTTAACAATCAAAACAACTAGGAGTCATACCACACAtacattttcacttaaaaaaagaaagaaaaaaaacaaacacacacacaacagacTACACCAAGACCCGAAGTTAGATCATTGCCCCAGGGACAATTTATAAAGATTGAAATCCATATATTCACACAACCCACAGATCAGCTTTCTCAAAAGCCCTTTCATAAAGTAGGGGGGGGTAGGTTTCTTTAGAATACGCAAGACACTGTCCGGATACCGGTGGGAGACACACATGGACACGCGCCATTTTCAGCGGCAGCCTTTCCCGTGCTGTTAGTGAACATGAGCGACATTCACAACACTGAAGTCACCCATCTCAGGTGGTGAACCCCTTCCCTTTACTTCCGTCTTAACCAACGGGCACACACTGGCTTACAGTTACATTGCTCAGAGTTTGAGTTGATAAACACAGACTTCATGTTTGTGTTATGGTACACAGCAGCTGGCCCAAGAGCAGCATTGTAGATGTTTTTATAATACAATGTGCCATACAGAACACCacgcaaggctgctggaggcacaaggTTGCCTAAGGGAACACTGGAGTAGGCAGAGGGCAGAGCCCAAAACCTGGCACGGTCTTGTCTGTGACACCTGTAGAAACAGTCCCTGGAGCAAACTGTCCTAAGAAGCCCAGCCAGACCTCCTCTCAACAGGAACCAGCCAGTTCACTCCCACCAAGCAGCTGAAAGGGTGGGGATAACAGCGTGGCGGGATCGGAGACCCAAGCAGTGGACTGGATCATGCAGAAAGTAGTTCCCAGGTCTACCATACTATTTGGTCACCAGCTGAGGAGCACAGCTACTAGAACATGGTACTTTGACCAGTAGGTGCTGCTGAAGCACCAAAATCACGGACTATGTCCTAAGTAATACAAAGTACCAGTAAGGAGAGTCCCAAATGTACGTAGGCTTATGGAACAAACACTGTTTAAATACATTGCAATGACACTTGCTAATGACTTTTGGATATTCTGTTAAGCAAAAAGACTTGTATTAGGCACACAGTTCTCAAATCTAAATTTACTTTGTAAGTTGTGCTGAACATTCCCTCTTTCCATGCACAGACACCAAACAGAATCGTTACTTATGGCCAAAGTCATGTGGAATAAGCCTAAGAGCTCTCAGCACCTTTTCCAAAGTAGTTTGCCTGACAGAAGGAGTAAGAGAAGGTAAAAGAAGGAACATTTTTATGTGCGGAAGGGAGAAACTAAGCAAACAACTAGCCCCTTACCAAGAAATGGAAAATGTTGCCTTTTTGGATAAGCCTCTTCCCCAACCACACACGCAGATTTGCACCACACATACGCATCAACTGCTACTATAATTACttagaacattaaaaataaacaattgtTGTCCCTAACCCGAGGAGAAAGGACACGTGCAGATTACTTCAGGGAGCGTCCACAGGGAAAGACATACTAGGCATTGGTACTGCAATGGCCTTGCGAGTACACAGACATGGTCAGAGAGCCTTTTGTCTTTTACTATATGCTGCTTCTGAAAGAATGCATTTTCAAACTCACAGTGGTCTACCTGTGAATTTGTAAAGCACAATCTGTAGACTGTAGAGCCACAGTTGGAAGCCAATAGCTCTCACTATCAGTAGagagaaaatttatttctgttgacTTGAACCCCAATGTGGACTACTGTTGGGATCCCAGTTAACAGAAGACAAAATaagaaagtatttcaaatttAAAGATGAACCTGAAGTCTACAGCTGCAGAACCAAACTTCTGCACTCCAAGTACTACCAAATACAAGCAAATTTTACAGTATAACACAAAAACATAAGCTCAAAGAGTTACCTTCACACCAAGATTGAAGAAAAATCTAAGAATATTcttatctaggaaaaaaaagcagaaaaagatctATGACAACCTGAAATATTACCTTAATCCGACTGAAAAATTAGTCCCTGCATAAAGTTCCATTTCAGTGGAGAAACACTGGTATTAAGTTGCTACTTGCATGTCTTTGATTAatttgtttgttggttgttttgggggcttttttttttgccacagcaAGCTACCTAGAACACAACTGCAgtttaaatttcagttttaacaGTTTGTGAAACTGAACTTCTGGTTTCTAAAGAAACAGTTCAGTAAACAAACACCACCGTGCAGTCAGACATGATACGTTCTTCATGGGCACATTCCACATTTGTAGTATGCCAAAACCTGTGCTTTCCCAGACCAGTAAGGAAATGCTCAACAATTTCCAACCTTCTGATTACAAGAGAAAATGTGCTACTGTAAAAGGAAGCAGTTTCCCCAAAGAAAATGCTTTACATTCACAAAGCCTCAAGTTACGGTGGGTCAAGCTACGAACCACAAAACTGTAATCAGATTTCCAGGTGTAACCACCTAACATAATCACAATGTTAGCAACACAGACTGAAGAGTTACAACTCTATTCACTAGTCCCTCCCACGCCTTAAATCATGGAATGATAACCACTAGATCTTTTGACACAGACTGACAACAGGACCAAATAAGTGATCTTTATCtacattttaagaaaagaaaacccaTTAGGAAAAACAGTATAAAATCCAGACCTCCTCCTAGCTTCTCACCTTTAGGTAAGTCTTCCCCAGTACTGCACAGGGAGTAAGAGGGTGCAAcagctctttctcccttttcacTAAAAGGGAATCCAGGGTATAGCGGATCCTGATAAGGAttcagagtctgaggcaaaggcATTAAAGGCTGGTTAATTGCTTGTAGCGACACAAGAACTCCAGCAACTGGAGCAGATGTTACCTGAGCCTGCGATACAATAGAGTCAGGTCCCGTTGCTGCGGCTGCCATCAATGAAGAAGCAGGTATTTGGGCTGGAATAcctaaggggaaaaaagcatataCGTCAACTATATACAACCACAAAAGAAAATGACAGTGGGAAAGCAAGTTTcaaaagacaggggaaaaaaagaaaaaaggtattcaGGAAGACACAGGAGGAATTTCTTGAGTTGACAAGTTAGAAACGAAGACTTCACTAAATGCAATGAATAGTTTTCAGAAAGAGTGAAACAGTTACGCTTTCCAGAAATAGCTAAACCCTTCccatatttatttttagaattatGAATACCAGAAGGAAATAggagcggggaaaaaaaaaggaggaaacaaacTTATATGTGAATCTCTGCAGTTCTCATTCTGACTAGTTATTTACGGTCAATTCTGAATCTGAGCTCAGATTAACTGGACTATGCATCTTCTGTCACAGATGCGGTCAAGTACGACAGGATTATTACTGTATCACAAGAACACAGGACACTGATTTGAAAGTTAGTTCTTGTAGAGAAACACAACAGCAGGAGAGAAACTACAGCACCTGATCTAACGAGCAATATTGAATCTAAGCTAATTCCATGTATCAGAACAGAAGACAGGCGCAGCACAGAAATCCTTTATACTGGCTTTGTAGCTCAGGTCCAGATGGATCTCATTAGTTCCAGACATACCAGACCCAAGCTGAGTCCTTAATGAATCAAGGAGCTTATTACAGGGGACACAGAGCACAAACACGTATCAATCTTCGACATGCTGATGACGTGTTCTACCTCAAGCAGATCCTCAGAATAAGCCCCCTCAAAACTCAACTCTACCCCactcaggagaaaaacagagtcgagtacacatctctcttccacaTTCAGGTAGGGAGTAAAGCAAACTACGTATGTGGGCGACCAAAGATCTACTAGAACTCTCACTAGCTTTTAGCAGGGAGAAACTATATTCCTGTAAGTGACTGCCTTTGGAATATGAAGTTATACGAAACAGTGTCTCCTGAAGCATCTTCAATTTAGCAAGacatttgaagtatttttcagGGTTAGTAGTTTCCGATTTACGTTAATATTTCTTCAAACCTGCTGGTCCATAGGTTGTTGGGTCACTCGGCCAAGCTGGCACAATGGCTGGTACAGAAGGCACTGCTGGAGGTAAATGCACCTCAGAAAAGACTGGCGAAGGTGTTGGAGTTATGCTTGGTAAACATTCTGTCACGTTCTATAAAAACAAAGACATCACATTAAATTATTCCAAATCACCTTTTCTGGTGACCCCTAATATGTCTGACTTCTACCAGAAAAGGCTTGATGACTCAGTATTATCCAGACTACCACCATCACCACAGCAAAATATTAACTAGTGACATACCAGGCTGTATCCATAAGAGAGATCTGAGATACATTGCATCACTGTGTGAAGAACTGCACTGAGCTCTACCCAGAATGTGCCTGTACCACAAACAGCCATCAGTGTTACAACCACCTCCACACGCATTAAATTTAGTTGCTCCCATCCAAAAAGAAAAGCCACCCTCCTCACAAACAATTACCAATAACCTTGGAGAAACCTGAAAAAGCAAAGGTAAAGAATTTAAAGTGAAAATCACTATTATCTTAGCAGAAAGATATGAAATAACCCCTCTCCCAGAAGAGAAAGGATATGCCTTTACTTTTTATCAAGCATTGTCCTTTTACATTCTTTATGTTGGACATAACAGATTCCTAACCTTAAATACCAAATTTTAGCATTATTACCATAGAAATGGCTACATAATTAAAAGCCAGTATTATAATACATACGTGGCTGTGATGAAGCTCCCCTTTGTCTGAAGTCTCCTGACTGGAAAACTTTGAAATCAAACAAACATTCCTTACTTGCTCAGCAAGAATTGGAGAATCTGGTTTTACTTGTTCCAAAGGAGATGAAGCTTTTGGGTAACTCTCATCTTGACTATTCTTCTAAAGCAGAGTTAAAAACAACAGACACAGCTGGTCTAATAGTAAGATTTACTTTTCAAAGAGGCATTCAAAGATACTAAACCACACTACGCACAAAGTGGGCTGAGCACCCGATCACTATTATACTAGTGTAACATTTTGCTCATTGAAAGGACGGCAAAGGTTAAAAGCAAACAAGAGGCCACAAATCTTCACCGAACTTCAGAGATCATGGTCTGTTAGCACAGTAGCTATTAGTAAACATCAAATCTTCTGTGGTCCCATTATACTGAAAGTACAGACTGTACTAAGCAATTACAAATCCAGGTTCATAAGTGCTCTCGATAGCCCAGATCTGAGAACTGAGACTGCAGAGAAAGACTGTAAGTATGGGTTACAGGGGCTGAGGAAAGCTGACAGCAATACAAGCCTCCAACCTTAGAAGTATTTCACTAAAAGCTGTAAAGCAGCAGCAATCACAGCTCTGAAGGTAGCTATTGTTCTGTTAATCATGTATCAGAGAagcaacaacattaaaaaaaaaaatgtggtcttTTCTTTAAGATTACCTCAGATGAATTTGGCTCAAGCTTCTGATTTAAGTGGATCTGTCTGGAATTTGACTCTGTAACACCAAGACATAACCTAGTAAATGAACCATTACACCATTTATGGCTACCACAACTTAAGCCAGTTAAAGTTTGTCTTTCCTAAGTTAAACCTTCAAAACAAAGCCTACCTCAGCACATACTACTTCAGAAAATGTAAACTTCAACTTTTATCAAAGATCAAAGCATCCTAAAATAAACAGTTAAGGCAATAACAGAGCAACTATTTCAACCTGGGTTTTCAAAGCTCTACAGGAGTTCTTTACTGATGTTTGTTGACCATTTTGGTGATGCTTcagggaagcaggaaagaaatgcAGCTGTCTCTTTAAACGCATATCATTCATCCCAAATCCCTCCCTCCTTTTAATGGAAGTTTGTActtccattaaaatgaaaatgttttgatcTGCATTTCTGTATTCAAGTGTTACGGTAACAGAAGTTTAAAGTCATACCTACTTTTGACTAACAGATCAATTTAGAAGGCTTCAATTGTTCAAAAGATCTAGAAAGTTTTCAGACTGATGCAGAAAGTTTTATTTCTCAAGCACCAACAAACGCTTCGTGGGGGAGAAGGTGTTTAAAACAGTCATGGCATAATCTTCACATAGTAAGATCTGTACAAGTTCTTCACATTCTAGCTTATGTTCAAAACTGGTTACCACTGCTTGTCAATCAAATTCATGCACATAACTGTAGCCAGTAAACAGATATGTACTTTTTAAAAGCTTAGTATATGCACCTTCACAACTAGACAACAACGTAAATTAAAA contains:
- the OTUD4 gene encoding OTU domain-containing protein 4 isoform X4, which encodes MEAAGRPAGGERSPQGGGGDAAMDCYLRSQGLYRKRVAKDGSCLFRAVAEQVLYSQSRHIDVRMACVDYLRKNREKFEAFIEGPFEEYLKCLENPQEWVGQVEISALSLMYKKDFIIYREPNACPSHVTENGFSDKVLLCFSNGNHYDIVYPIEYSEKAALCQSLLYELLYEKVFDTDVKKIIAELSAVGVTEESNGSSEVSASDSEDDNYRSKATTVGDTNGLKSLSGNKHLKSDGSSTLLVLPKKVLISLNPSVYRNVEYDVWLQSKWDQQKQDFSIAAGMQYSVGDKCKVCLDHNGKFYNAHIQEVCSENGPVVVFVEELGAKHAVSLKSLKPLPQASPMEGWNTVPGKKIKKFFPAWGQNAQPDADCRGPKNQSKSIKPQSALPPRLQHTVGTRQHQFLCSGPQPHQTSAEQKPPGRNPSQTVRKPDRERTEDLNHGSKDCNYFGLSPEERREKQAIEESRSLYEIQQRDEQAFPALSSNQSVCQAATQAVDNLNQKKFVNNERRNSKWTAEVEEQKDKESNSRQIHLNQKLEPNSSEKNSQDESYPKASSPLEQVKPDSPILAEQVRNVCLISKFSSQETSDKGELHHSHNVTECLPSITPTPSPVFSEVHLPPAVPSVPAIVPAWPSDPTTYGPAGIPAQIPASSLMAAAATGPDSIVSQAQDPLYPGFPFSEKGERAVAPSYSLCSTGEDLPKDKNILRFFFNLGVKAYSCPMWAPHSYLYPLHQAYLTACRMYPNVSVPVYPHNPWFQEAPPTQNENETARTNRHFAVPSETRSNGQIPQVDSRSPSLPLIMPTAQVSESQGQVCVESENPVQALHANYEESLRGKNMFPQPPFGHNHFLGAVPIAPPFFPHFWYGYPVQGFIENSAARPNVVMSPEDKEATAGTSANMYVAKECSPPVPVVNCAEALQKATSSGGSNSVPFLVAGAGSECSAPKEASARAPQLEQPCPSASSAKQKTAGQQNHSPQVQGMERQAAVPSTPPLSAEPLKNELKNRICSRKEKMDKGSKGAGNLQAERTREESSEDESEVSNMLRSGRSKQFYNQTYGGGRRPRLEWGYSSRGGYQFQRNEEAWKGPPGRARDDGYQYQRNFRGRPYRNDRRRATLGDNQRGHQA
- the OTUD4 gene encoding OTU domain-containing protein 4 isoform X1, translated to MEAAGRPAGGERSPQGGGGDAAMDCYLRSQGLYRKRVAKDGSCLFRAVAEQVLYSQSRHIDVRMACVDYLRKNREKFEAFIEGPFEEYLKCLENPQEWVGQVEISALSLMYKKDFIIYREPNACPSHVTENGFSDKVLLCFSNGNHYDIVYPIEYSEKAALCQSLLYELLYEKVFDTDVKKIIAELSAVGVTEESNGSSEVSASDSEDDNYRSKATTVGDTNGLKSLSGNKHLKSDGSSTLLVLPKKVLISLNPSVYRNVEYDVWLQSKWDQQKQDFSIAAGMQYSVGDKCKVCLDHNGKFYNAHIQEVCSENGPVVVFVEELGAKHAVSLKSLKPLPQASPMEGWNTVPGKKIKKFFPAWGQNAQPDADCRGPKNQSKSIKPQSALPPRLQHTVGTRQHQFLCSGPQPHQTSAEQKPPGRNPSQTVRKPDRERTEDLNHGSKDCNYFGLSPEERREKQAIEESRSLYEIQQRDEQAFPALSSNQSVCQAATQAVDNLNQKKFVNNERRNSKWTAEVEEQKDKESNSRQIHLNQKLEPNSSEKNSQDESYPKASSPLEQVKPDSPILAEQVRNVCLISKFSSQETSDKGELHHSHNVTECLPSITPTPSPVFSEVHLPPAVPSVPAIVPAWPSDPTTYGPAGIPAQIPASSLMAAAATGPDSIVSQAQVTSAPVAGVLVSLQAINQPLMPLPQTLNPYQDPLYPGFPFSEKGERAVAPSYSLCSTGEDLPKDKNILRFFFNLGVKAYSCPMWAPHSYLYPLHQAYLTACRMYPNVSVPVYPHNPWFQEAPPTQNENETARTNRHFAVPSETRSNGQIPQVDSRSPSLPLIMPTAQVSESQGQVCVESENPVQALHANYEESLRGKNMFPQPPFGHNHFLGAVPIAPPFFPHFWYGYPVQGFIENSAARPNVVMSPEDKEATAGTSANMYVAKECSPPVPVVNCAEALQKATSSGGSNSVPFLVAGAGSECSAPKEASARAPQLEQPCPSASSAKQKTAGQQNHSPQVQGMERQAAVPSTPPLSAEPLKNELKNRICSRKEKMDKGSKGAGNLQAERTREESSEDESEVSNMLRSGRSKQFYNQTYGGGRRPRLEWGYSSRGGYQFQRNEEAWKGPPGRARDDGYQYQRNFRGRPYRNDRRRATLGDNQRGHQA
- the OTUD4 gene encoding OTU domain-containing protein 4 isoform X2, with translation MEAAGRPAGGERSPQGGGGDAAMDCYLRSQGLYRKRVAKDGSCLFRAVAEQVLYSQSRHIDVRMACVDYLRKNREKFEAFIEGPFEEYLKCLENPQEWVGQVEISALSLMYKKDFIIYREPNACPSHVTENGFSDKVLLCFSNGNHYDIVYPIEYSEKAALCQSLLYELLYEKVFDTDVKKIIAELSAVGVTEESNGSSEVSASDSEDDNYRSKATTVGDTNGLKSLSGNKHLKSDGSSTLLVLPKKVLISLNPSVYRNVEYDVWLQSKWDQQKQDFSIAAGMQYSVGDKCKVCLDHNGKFYNAHIQEVCSENGPVVVFVEELGAKHAVSLKSLKPLPQASPMEGWNTVPGKKIKKFFPAWGQNAQPDADCRGPKNQSKSIKPQSALPPRLQHTVGTRQHQFLCSGPQPHQTSAEQKPPGRNPSQTVRKPDRERTEDLNHGSKDCNYFGLSPEERREKQAIEESRSLYEIQQRDEQAFPALSSNQSVCQAATQAVDNLNQKKFVNNERRNSKWTAEVEEQKDKESNSRQIHLNQKLEPNSSENSQDESYPKASSPLEQVKPDSPILAEQVRNVCLISKFSSQETSDKGELHHSHNVTECLPSITPTPSPVFSEVHLPPAVPSVPAIVPAWPSDPTTYGPAGIPAQIPASSLMAAAATGPDSIVSQAQVTSAPVAGVLVSLQAINQPLMPLPQTLNPYQDPLYPGFPFSEKGERAVAPSYSLCSTGEDLPKDKNILRFFFNLGVKAYSCPMWAPHSYLYPLHQAYLTACRMYPNVSVPVYPHNPWFQEAPPTQNENETARTNRHFAVPSETRSNGQIPQVDSRSPSLPLIMPTAQVSESQGQVCVESENPVQALHANYEESLRGKNMFPQPPFGHNHFLGAVPIAPPFFPHFWYGYPVQGFIENSAARPNVVMSPEDKEATAGTSANMYVAKECSPPVPVVNCAEALQKATSSGGSNSVPFLVAGAGSECSAPKEASARAPQLEQPCPSASSAKQKTAGQQNHSPQVQGMERQAAVPSTPPLSAEPLKNELKNRICSRKEKMDKGSKGAGNLQAERTREESSEDESEVSNMLRSGRSKQFYNQTYGGGRRPRLEWGYSSRGGYQFQRNEEAWKGPPGRARDDGYQYQRNFRGRPYRNDRRRATLGDNQRGHQA
- the OTUD4 gene encoding OTU domain-containing protein 4 isoform X3, encoding MEAAGRPAGGERSPQGGGGDAAMDCYLRSQGLYRKRVAKDGSCLFRAVAEQVLYSQSRHIDVRMACVDYLRKNREKFEAFIEGPFEEYLKCLENPQEWVGQVEISALSLMYKKDFIIYREPNACPSHVTENGFSDKVLLCFSNGNHYDIVYPIEYSEKAALCQSLLYELLYEKVFDTDVKKIIAELSAVGVTEESNGSSEVSASDSEDDNYRSKATTVGDTNGLKSLSGNKHLKSDGSSTLLVLPKKVLISLNPSVYRNVEYDVWLQSKWDQQKQDFSIAAGMQYSVGDKCKVCLDHNGKFYNAHIQEVCSENGPVVVFVEELGAKHAVSLKSLKPLPQASPMEGWNTVPGKKIKKFFPAWGQNAQPDADCRGPKNQSKSIKPQSALPPRLQHTVGTRQHQFLCSGPQPHQTSAEQKPPGRNPSQTVRKPDRERTEDLNHGSKDCNYFGLSPEERREKQAIEESRSLYEIQQRDEQAFPALSSNQSVCQAATQAVDNLNQKKFVNNERRNSKWTAEVEEQKDKESNSRQIHLNQKLEPNSSEKNSQDESYPKASSPLEQVKPDSPILAEQVRNVCLISKFSSQETSDKGELHHSHNVTECLPSITPTPSPVFSEVHLPPAVPSVPAIVPAWPSDPTTYGPAGIPAQIPASSLMAAAATGPDSIVSQAQTLNPYQDPLYPGFPFSEKGERAVAPSYSLCSTGEDLPKDKNILRFFFNLGVKAYSCPMWAPHSYLYPLHQAYLTACRMYPNVSVPVYPHNPWFQEAPPTQNENETARTNRHFAVPSETRSNGQIPQVDSRSPSLPLIMPTAQVSESQGQVCVESENPVQALHANYEESLRGKNMFPQPPFGHNHFLGAVPIAPPFFPHFWYGYPVQGFIENSAARPNVVMSPEDKEATAGTSANMYVAKECSPPVPVVNCAEALQKATSSGGSNSVPFLVAGAGSECSAPKEASARAPQLEQPCPSASSAKQKTAGQQNHSPQVQGMERQAAVPSTPPLSAEPLKNELKNRICSRKEKMDKGSKGAGNLQAERTREESSEDESEVSNMLRSGRSKQFYNQTYGGGRRPRLEWGYSSRGGYQFQRNEEAWKGPPGRARDDGYQYQRNFRGRPYRNDRRRATLGDNQRGHQA